A stretch of DNA from Agelaius phoeniceus isolate bAgePho1 chromosome 4, bAgePho1.hap1, whole genome shotgun sequence:
aggagctgagccTGCTGCAATGCCATCTGGGGTTGGACTGAAGGCTTGAGGTACCTGCTACTCTTGTGGGCTTTTGACAAAAACACACTTCACTCCCTACTGGCAGGTAGGATGGAGACAGCAGAAAGTAGCAATAGTCTTCATACAATAACACCTGCATTGTCTACCCACCTCTCcagccagctctccagcccTTCTTAATTCTGCACATAACCCATACATGGGATGTGTTTTGAGGTCCTCTGAGTACTGGATTTCtgtggccaggttttggtatCAGGAGGACCATTCCtcatccctctcctcccctcgcCACTGGGGAAGAAGAGGTAGAGAATTCAGGAGTAAAGCTAAACCCAGGAAGAAGAGAAGATGGGGGGTGTTTTTAAGATTtagcttttatttctcattatgcTACTCTATTTTGATTGGTGATAAAGGAATTTCCCCAAGTTGACTCTGTTTTCCCCTTGATGATAACTGGTAAATGATCTCTTTTTGCCTTTATCCCAGCTCAGGAACCTTTTgatatattttctctcccctgtccagttGTGGAGGAGATTGATAGAGCAGCTTTAGTGGCACCTGGCATGCAGCCAGGGTCAATCCACCAACCCCTGTTTGAAAACAAGTTTGAGacagtaaaatatttgtttgtattttactcatggatatatttttataatactATGGAGACTAAAATATCAATTGGGCATTTTTTAACTTACCAGAGGAGGCACTGCCTGAAGGGAGGAGAATGTAGGGCACTCTGAGCCTGAGTAGATAAGAAAGCTGCATTAGATGATGCAGTTTCTGATCAGTCTCTCTAGTTGTAATTGTACAGACTGTAATTGTACAGTAATTCACTGCTACCTTATTTTGAAAATCCCTGCAGATGATTCCTACCAGACAGACTGCTTTGGTAAGCAGTTCATTTCAATACCTCACAAAAGCtacagcagagagcagggcaAGGACAGGATGAAGCAGAAGTGATTTACTGAGTAAGCAATGTCATCACTCTGCTGCACATCATGTCTTTGCAAGATACAAATTTGTTGGTTGATTTTACCTTACAGAACAAACAAGATTAAGtggcagaggcacagaaagcagGCTTATTTCTCTGGCTCCAAGACACATTTGCAGGCATGCATTAGATCTTTTTCAGTCTGGAGTGGCAGATACTTGTTGGCAAGGCAGTGTTTTGGCATGCAGCACTTCTCAAAAGCTTCTACCTGCTCATAGTGTCTATTTAGGTAATCAAATCAGTTACTTGGAGTTTGCTATCCTTCTTTGCATCAAGCCTTCCTTGGTGAATTATGTGAAAATGTAACTTGGTTTctattgagaaaaaaaatacagattagTTTGACTCACACTATGTAGAGCTGTAATTGGGGTCACTTCTAGAGTCATGGAACTAAAGGATGCCACCATCCTGAAGAATTGTAGAAAAGTgtgtgagagtgtgtgtgtgtgtgtgtgtgtgtgtgtgtgtgtgtgtgtgtgtgtgtgttccaaGGAGAGCTCTGCAGTATCTGCTAAATGGAAAGAAAGGCAGAATTACATCAATATAATATCAAAGACAGCAAAGGGACACTGTAATGCTCCCCAGGCAGAGACTCTGTGTCTCTGTTAGCAGTCTGAGTTAGATCCCTGGGTGTCCATACCAAATCACAGTTAGATCATTGTTTGCCTGCTGCTCCAACAAGTGTTCTTCTCATTTGCATTTGTGTTCATGgcacagaattttctttagTAGCAAACAATTTTTTAGAAAAGCAATACAGCTTCTTTATAGAGAAAGACATATTGCTTGCAGCTATTtgatttcattatttaaaatttccttttctccccCCATTTTAATGTCAGCACTGAGATACTTGCTAATGAGAGAAACCAGTGTATCATTAGGTATTCTGCCTGATCTTCCTCCACCCAGTTTTGCAACCACCCAAAACAtaggagcaggcagcagcatgcCCTGGCTAGCCTGAGGAGTTCACTGCCTGAGGAAGTGATCAGATCACATCTCTATCAGGATCTCTGGTCTTCTTCTGGGAATGAGAAATGCAGTtgctgagaagaaaaaaaaaaaaaaaaaaaggcaagcttTAAACACCAAAGAGAAGACACAGAATGAGTTGCACCTCATTTCAAAACTCCTCCTGCAGGTTTTGGCACTCTGCTGAGTTTAAATAACCAATGCCTGAAAGACGTGAGAAAAGTGTGCTGAGAGAACATTTCTGGGTGGAAACCACCCTATATGGAGAGAGGATGCACTGTGAGCTGTGTggatgctcagagctctgcactGTCTCCTCTGCATGCAGGGGTGGGTGAACATGGGAGACTGCAGTGGCTCTCTTGCCTAAGCCTGGGAATGTGTGCATTGCTTTGGGCAATGCTAATGGGAAACCCAGACTCAGCTAAACTTTTTCAGCACACCTGGAAGCCACAGCAGGGTGATTTTTTACTTGCACATAGCACAAGAGGACTCATCTGGCAGCAGACCCGATGAGCAAATACCACTGTGCAAATAGCAGATAATAATAGTAGCTTTGTAAGTGCTCACAGTCGTCTGAATTTCTTGATGGTGCAGTGAAACCTCAGGCATCAGAAGGTAATGGTGCAGGAGCCAGGATGCAGCATACCTCTGTGGGtatgacctggctgcagagccccatCTGTGATGCCACTGACagcccaaagagcagcaggcactgtgGCACTCCACTGGGCTGCAGGTTCCATGCAGTGGACAGGGCAGAGCAAGCTGTATTGTTCCTTAGCAGCAGGCAGATTTTACTGGGTGTAGCAATGCTGCAGATTTGGAAATCTGAATACTCAGTGCATATTATATGTAAGTTAAGTAGCAGTTTTAATGTGCAGTAGGCTTGCTAGAACCATCTAGTCTGACCAAGAAGCATAAAAACTGCCATCAAACTCAGCTTTTGAGGCTGCCTGATGATTTAAAATGGCAGCTTTTTACAGAATACTGATTTTGCAAGAAAATGGCAAGTAACAGAGAACCTGCAACTTCAGAAGAACAGTTCCTTCTTTCACACACTTTGCATAAATGGTAGCTTGCATTACCCACATGTATTTATACACCAGTTTTAGGTGGCTTGTTTTGCCTGCTGCCATTTAACGACAGTGAGGCAGAGTGGGAACCAGGTTAGGTCAAGGTCACAAAGAAGTTAGAGGGGAAATAAGATGGAGCTGGGTAGAGGGATGAGGATGTATGATGTAGGCATAAAGTAAGATATACTCAACCCCTAGATAGATTGTGTCTGTCTTTGCTCTATTTCTTTTTGAAAGCTACTCCCTTCACCCAGTATTCATCACAACTTATGTGAGGCCTCCAAGCTACAGTAGTAGACAATGGGTAGGCATGTTCTTGCCATAAAACAATAGGCAAATCTCCTTCTGCAGAGCTCCTTGCTGGTGAGACAGAAGCCTTTGTTCCTGATATAAGCTGGATGTCAACCTATCCCCTCTGTAATTGCAGTAATTAATACTGTTACAAATCTGTTGAAGTTTCCCATTTACAGAACACTGTTATCTTGCATCTCACTTTGATGAGGTGAAGGTGCATCTGCTGTTTACAGCTGGATTTAACTACCTGTTTCCTCTGTTAGCAATGACCTGTTCAGGGATGAAGTCAAGCACGTGCACCAAAACAGTGGCTCTGACTGAGATTCCTCATCAAAATCTGTGTGCCTGGGTATGGCTCCTGTGGATGTAACAAATACAGGGAGAGATGAGAGGAAACTCTGAGGAAACCAGAAGAGTGAATTGGTCCTGATTATATTGCTAATACAACATTTTATCAACCCATTTCTTGTATTTTCCCAGCCATCAGTATCAAAACTCTACATGTTGATTTGAGCTGAAATAGAATGTTTTCCTGCTCCTGAAAGCTGAAGGATCATTCCTGTggtaatgaaataaaaaacacTGATGTTAGCATTCCAGACTTGCACCAGGAGATGTGGCTGCAGTCCAGTTTACAGGTTTGAGTTCAGAGTAACTTCCTAGAAGCCAGCAGAGCTTCTTCAACTTTCAAGCTGTCTCAAACTTATTATTTCAGCACAGTTATGGTCTTTTCCTCATAATGGTTTGAAGTGATGACATATAGATTTCAAATGTCCACTGACCTTtcctaattttctctttttgttttaaagtatATTCGGTGCTGTTCGAACTGGTGCTTACATGCTGTACATTTTGATGACCAAAGGCCTGAAACAGTCAGTGTGTGACCAGAGTTTTTACATTGGACCTGTCAGCAAATTCTGGGCATATGCATTCGTGCTAAGCAAAGCACCTGAACTAGGTGAGtactctctctctttctctcataTGCATTTGTGTATTTTGAGGGAAGAAATGTCCATGCAGACAGCACAAGAAGGGTCTCATCACTGTCAAAATCCCATTTAAGTCTCAGAAAAACTGAGTAAGCATAACCAAGCTCAAACTACATGTTTTAGCCCAGGAATAAACTGCAGTGATTATACACAGCAGTGTAGTCAAGAAGTAAAAGCAATCTGGTCCATACCTTTTCCTGAGCTACTTGCAGGCAAATAGGAGTGGCATAATTGGCAGTAACACCCCGTGGCTACACAAGTGGAGGGTGGGCTAGAGCAGCTGTGTCAGCAAGAAGCTTTGAGTCAGGCTCTGCCTCCATTCTGCAGCTTTCATTCCTTAATACACAACTAGGGGTACAGTCATGAGCAGTAAGGTGCTTCCTCCCTAGACTAtgaaagctgtggctgcctgctTCCTCCAAGTAGAAACCAATTTCCCATAATATCCCTAGCTTTTCCAGTCTTGATTTTTGTAAACTTATATCTCTCCAGCAGTTTCTTGACAAGGGTACTTGCGATATCCATGTGAAAGCCATCTTGAAAGTCAGGCTTCATGTGTTCTCATCCATGGCTTATTAGTATAAGAAAGGATTGTTTTAATGGAAAGGAGCAGCCCTCCAGCTTTCATTTCAGAGGATGTCCTTATTAAACCCCAAAGGACTGCAGCTCTCACTGTGTTCAGGTGTACAGCAAAAATGAGACTTTACCTTTCAGCAGGTAATTTAATTCAGCAAATTAGGGGACAGCAATTCATCAGCATTAAAACTAGAATGAGACAGACACCAGTTGCCTTGCTGTGTCAGAATCCCTGGGTTTCCTGCTGCTTAAATTGTTGCAAACCCACAGAAATTTAGTTGTTAAAAATGGGGAACATCAGCTAGAACTGCACAGCAACAATAAATTGAACATATGATTACTTATTAAAATATGAGTCAACATCATGCAGTTAATGAAGCGAACAGCAGTGTTACAGTTTATTGCAGACCTTGTGAAGACAGTGCAGTTTTGCTTCCATCCATGACTAATATTCAGGACTTAGATTTCCTGGGATACTTACACACCAAACTAAGTCCCCAGGTTCAAATCTCAGGGATCCTTTTGGAAACACTGTGTGTATAACAGTGGAAAACAAGTAGCATACATATATATCCATAAATCTAATTGAGATGCTCATTGCAATATGAGAAGCAGAcggaagaaaaaaagcaagaaagatGAATAGTACTAACTTGTCTACAATAGTAAGATTGATTTGCAGAAAAGGAATGTTTCAACCCAAATTTCCTCTTGGAAGCATCTCTTTCAGTATGGTAAGTTGCATATGCAACAGCTTTTTTGTGTACTATCTCAAAAGGCTCTAGCGATTTTAACTAGGTTCAGTTTGCACTTAGACATTTGAGCCAGAGAACACTGTGCTGCTTCCTGTAGGTTTTCTGCTCTCTGTCAAGCTGCATTTCTCTTCCAGTCACAGTATATAATGGGCAGTCTCACAGTAAGAGACGCTACACCTACATCCACCTACCTCACCCCAGACTTTTGTGGATAATGTTTGCAGCAAAAGGCTACCAAGTACGCATATGGAGTTTTCAGATGGGGTTATCCATACAGGAAAATGTCAATGCATTGCTTTGCTAAAGATTGCATAGGGATTAGGAGCCAAACTAGATCTGAGGTGGATTTCATGCTCTAAAGTAGTGTAtactccagcagcagcaaaggcaagAGAAGGCAAGAGAGCACTGCATTAATTATGGAATTGTTTGATATGGTTttcatttcctcccttttttttttttttttttttttttggtgtgtgtgtgtgtgttttgttttcattacaGGTGATACAATATTCATTATTCTTAGGAAGCAGAAGCTCATCTTCTTACACTGGTACCATCACATTACAGTGTTACTTTACTCTTGGTACTCCTACAAGGACATGGTGGCTGGCGGGGGCTGGTTCATGACCATGAACTACGGAGTGCACGCCGTCATGTACTCCTACTATGCCTTGCGGGCCGCCGGCTTCCGGGTCTCGCGCAAGTTCGCCATGTTCATCACCCTGTCGCAGATCACTCAGATGCTGATCGGTTGCGTGATCAATTACCTGGTCTTCTCCTGGATGCAGCACGGCCAGTGCCATTCCCACGTGCAGAACATCATCTGGTCCTCTCTCATGTACCTCAGCTACTTTGTGCTCTTCTGCCATTTTTTCTTTGAGGCCTATATCGgcaaaaccagaaaagaaaggaaggttGACTAGAGGTAGAAACGAGAAGCCATAGCTCAGGGTcatcaagaaaaaacaaaattataagaaaaaaaaaaggcacaaggAAACACATATATGTATGGTGCAGCTAAAACTTGGCAGCTTAGGGAAAGTTAGCTTGGTTTAACCCAGTAAGTTTATGATCCTATCATGGTGAGGACTCACTGAATTCTACTCTATCTCAAAGGACTGCTGATGAAAGACAACTTCCTTCTTGTACCTCTCTGCTCtagaaaagaaggagaaaagaagagaaaattcaagaaaaagaaagaaaaaaagaaagaagaaaagagaaatggaaTAATGTTaaggggggagaaaaaagtaCATTAAATAAGCAGTGTGTTTCCCCAAGGTGGAGGACAgacttctatttaaaaaaagaaaaaaggtttctAAATCCTTTCTAATAATTTCTCtgcattaaacaaaaaaaaaaaaaaaaaagcagaggtgacaaaaaaaatctgtctatAATAACAAGATTGCAGAATTAAAATTTTCTCCATAGAAGGTTAATACCTTcagccaaaatgaagcccaaaAAGATGTTTCCTGCATGGAAACTGGCTGAACTCCACACTGTGGTTATGtatggaaaagagaagagattGATTTCTCTGCTATGTACTCTGCCAGGAGAGCAGATCTGGGATACAGAGTGACCTCCCTCAGAAGGTGGAAAGGAGCAGTATTTTTACAAGAGTTTAATGTGAAAAGATGCACTGTTGCAATACATATCTCAGAGAGTGCATTTCCAAGTGCATTTTTCAGTTAAAGGCAAGGAATTTCTGCAGCAGGATAAGTCATAGAGGGTTAAATCAATCAATATTTGCTAAATTACCAGGGGCTAATAGCGGAGGGATGTTCAGAAAGGAGAGGGAGACAACTCCCCTCGCAAGATTTTTAGGAATTATCCATTGCTCTTAATTTAGCCCGCAGCAACACCGAATTAAACGGGGGAAATCGGGAGAAATCGCAGTTAGCGAGAAGAGAGTGATTTATCTGCCCACTGGTTTCAGAACAGAGCCCTGTGGTACAATCTGGATTCTGTGTTTTTGCAGACACAAGGATGCCTGCCCGAGTCGGGAGAGGTGGCAGGACTGTGCGACATTGGGTATCACTGTGCTTCTGCATCTGCCTCCTGGGCAGTGCAAAGATGTTCAAAGTGCCCTCCTCTGGTCATGTGGAGATACTACTACAAAACATACCTGGAACAGGTTTTTCTTGAGATTtgtgtaggaaaaaaattagtctAAATGAAGTAATTTTGCTGCAACAGCTTGACTCTAAAGTCCAGAGAGAGTAATCtttcattaaataaatatatctcTGCAGAATCTGTACTGTAACATCAGACTGACCGCTTAAGAAGACACTCTTTCTTCTCTGAAGTCAGCTACAGATGTAAACAGAAATGTATTTCACTCTGAACCTTAGAGAGTTAGTTGAGAACAGCCATATTCTTTCAAAGACAAGTAGATTGCATTATCTGTGATATTCCAGTCCTTACAAAGCCAAATAAAATGTGTAAAAGTTCCTAGTATTTCAAAGACGCAAGTATGTAAACTTGATGTTAAATGTGTTAATGTAGTATTCTAAATTGTAACAGCTAGGTAGTTTAACTAAACAATTAGAAGAACTAGATCAACAAAATAGGGA
This window harbors:
- the ELOVL6 gene encoding very long chain fatty acid elongase 6 isoform X2 — encoded protein: MQENWKKSFLFSALYAAFIFGGRHLMNKRAKFELRKPLVLWSLSLAVFSIFGAVRTGAYMLYILMTKGLKQSVCDQSFYIGPVSKFWAYAFVLSKAPELGDTIFIILRKQKLIFLHWYHHITVLLYSWYSYKDMVAGGGWFMTMNYGVHAVMYSYYALRAAGFRVSRKFAMFITLSQITQMLIGCVINYLVFSWMQHGQCHSHVQNIIWSSLMYLSYFVLFCHFFFEAYIGKTRKERKVD
- the ELOVL6 gene encoding very long chain fatty acid elongase 6 isoform X1 — protein: MNMSVLTLQEYEFEKQFNEHAAIQWMQENWKKSFLFSALYAAFIFGGRHLMNKRAKFELRKPLVLWSLSLAVFSIFGAVRTGAYMLYILMTKGLKQSVCDQSFYIGPVSKFWAYAFVLSKAPELGDTIFIILRKQKLIFLHWYHHITVLLYSWYSYKDMVAGGGWFMTMNYGVHAVMYSYYALRAAGFRVSRKFAMFITLSQITQMLIGCVINYLVFSWMQHGQCHSHVQNIIWSSLMYLSYFVLFCHFFFEAYIGKTRKERKVD